In Providencia zhijiangensis, a single window of DNA contains:
- the tus gene encoding DNA replication terminus site-binding protein produces MSKQQLISSFNLLESNINLLCQLLQAQKDINAAVFSLPETLKGDENNEINSIFVDKHTGHDAITQTIELFKLLFIHKKSELVSNKTAIRLPGAICLAPSYTEYKQFQQLISDINQLKIDIKQIVTHVDEAHRFEFIRESLHGLLTLNTYRTLTAVVDPDTIRFGWANKKVINKVTQEEMLNRLQASLESGRTPAHLQREHWQLQLETEIQLVRSLPHDCILKTQRPVKVQPIARVWDKETQKQTQYPCATPILVFAVDKALSDIKLGELADYHQDSIALRNRPKAKPVELLIPRLNLYIER; encoded by the coding sequence ATGTCCAAACAACAGTTAATTAGCTCATTTAATCTATTAGAGTCGAATATTAATCTGCTATGCCAATTGCTTCAGGCGCAAAAAGATATCAATGCGGCCGTATTTAGTTTACCGGAAACCCTTAAAGGGGATGAAAACAATGAAATCAATTCTATCTTTGTGGATAAACATACGGGACACGATGCGATCACCCAAACAATAGAGCTATTTAAGCTATTGTTTATTCATAAAAAATCAGAATTAGTTAGCAATAAAACCGCGATACGTTTGCCTGGTGCGATTTGTTTAGCTCCCTCTTATACCGAATATAAACAATTTCAGCAGTTAATTTCTGATATCAACCAATTAAAAATAGACATAAAGCAGATAGTGACCCATGTTGATGAGGCCCATCGTTTTGAATTTATAAGAGAAAGCTTGCATGGGCTACTTACGCTGAATACTTATCGAACCCTCACCGCTGTTGTCGACCCCGATACCATTCGTTTTGGATGGGCAAATAAGAAAGTGATCAATAAAGTAACTCAAGAAGAGATGCTCAACCGTTTGCAAGCCAGTTTAGAAAGCGGAAGAACACCGGCTCATTTACAGCGCGAACATTGGCAGTTACAGTTAGAAACTGAGATCCAGTTAGTTCGCTCCCTTCCCCATGATTGCATTCTAAAAACACAGCGTCCGGTAAAAGTTCAACCTATCGCCCGAGTTTGGGACAAAGAAACGCAGAAACAGACTCAATATCCTTGTGCCACGCCGATATTGGTTTTTGCTGTTGATAAAGCATTGAGTGACATAAAACTGGGGGAGCTGGCGGATTATCATCAAGACAGTATCGCACTGCGTAATCGCCCAAAAGCTAAGCCAGTTGAATTACTGATACCACGCTTAAATCTGTATATAGAGCGATAA
- the fumC gene encoding class II fumarate hydratase, whose product MAATRIEKDSMGPIEVPADHLWGAQTQRSLEHFRISVEKMPVALIHALAVTKKAAASVNMDLGLLPKDRGDAIIAAADEVLAGKHPTEFPLAIWQTGSGTQSNMNMNEVLANRGSEILGGQRGNDRLIHPNDDVNKSQSSNDVFPTAMHVAAVVAMREHLLPELKVLHKTLDAKAKEFKDIVKIGRTHLQDATPLTLGQEISGWAAMLAHNEKHIENAVPHVCELALGGTAVGTGLNTHPEYAVRVAKKIAELTGQPFVTSPNKFEALATCDALVHAHGALKGLAASLMKIANDVRWLASGPRCGIGEISIPENEPGSSIMPGKVNPTQCEALTMLCAQVMGNDVAVNIGGASGNFELNVFRPMVIDNFLQSIRLLADGMRSFNEHCAEGIEPNRERIEKLLHESLMLVTALNTHIGYDKAAEIAKKAHKEGLTLKESALKLNYLTEAQFDEWVRPEDMVGSMKS is encoded by the coding sequence ATGGCAGCCACTCGCATTGAAAAAGACTCAATGGGACCAATTGAAGTACCTGCTGACCACTTGTGGGGCGCGCAAACGCAGCGTTCTTTAGAACATTTCCGTATCTCTGTAGAGAAAATGCCTGTTGCTCTGATCCACGCATTAGCCGTTACTAAAAAAGCGGCCGCAAGCGTGAACATGGATTTAGGTTTACTGCCAAAAGATCGTGGTGATGCGATTATCGCTGCGGCAGACGAAGTCCTTGCTGGCAAGCATCCAACAGAATTCCCTCTCGCTATCTGGCAAACTGGTTCTGGTACTCAAAGTAACATGAACATGAATGAGGTACTTGCTAACCGTGGTAGCGAAATCCTCGGCGGACAGCGCGGTAACGACCGTCTGATCCACCCAAATGACGATGTTAACAAGAGCCAAAGCTCTAACGACGTCTTCCCAACAGCAATGCACGTAGCGGCCGTTGTCGCGATGCGTGAGCATTTGCTGCCAGAACTGAAAGTTCTGCATAAAACCCTCGATGCGAAAGCAAAAGAATTCAAAGACATTGTTAAGATCGGTCGTACGCATTTACAAGATGCAACGCCATTAACATTGGGTCAGGAAATTTCAGGCTGGGCGGCGATGTTAGCCCACAATGAAAAACATATTGAAAATGCAGTTCCACATGTTTGTGAGCTTGCATTAGGTGGTACGGCTGTTGGTACAGGGCTGAATACTCACCCTGAATATGCGGTTCGTGTTGCGAAAAAAATCGCCGAATTAACTGGCCAACCGTTTGTGACGTCACCCAACAAATTTGAAGCATTAGCAACCTGTGATGCATTAGTTCACGCACACGGTGCATTAAAAGGCTTAGCAGCTTCTTTAATGAAGATTGCTAACGATGTTAGATGGTTAGCATCGGGTCCTCGTTGTGGTATCGGCGAAATTTCGATTCCTGAAAACGAGCCAGGCAGCTCAATCATGCCAGGCAAAGTTAACCCAACACAGTGCGAAGCATTAACCATGCTGTGTGCTCAAGTTATGGGTAACGATGTTGCAGTTAACATTGGTGGTGCTTCTGGTAACTTTGAATTGAACGTATTCCGTCCAATGGTTATCGATAATTTCTTACAATCTATCCGTTTATTAGCTGATGGTATGCGTAGCTTCAACGAACACTGTGCGGAAGGTATCGAACCAAATCGTGAGCGTATCGAGAAATTACTGCATGAATCTCTGATGCTGGTGACTGCGCTAAATACCCATATCGGCTACGACAAAGCAGCTGAAATCGCGAAAAAAGCGCACAAAGAAGGCCTGACTCTTAAAGAATCTGCTCTGAAATTGAACTACTTAACTGAAGCTCAATTTGATGAATGGGTTCGTCCAGAAGATATGGTTGGCAGCATGAAATCGTAA
- the manA gene encoding mannose-6-phosphate isomerase: MLKMINQIQHYDWGSKTALNELYGYPNPDNLPMAELWMGAHPKASSEVISPLTHQKISLNAFINENPEKILSKHIAEHFGRLPYLFKVLCAAQPLSVQVHPNKHDAEIGFAKENAQGIPLDSPIRNYKDNNHKPELIYALTSFKAMNAFRPIDEIVELFSFIAAAHPEIQLFVQTPSEERLKKLFAQILNLTGEQKDLAIGVLKAALNSKQGEPWNSIKQMVNLYPDDNGLFTPLMLNIVELQPGDAMFLAARTPHAYLEGVGLEVMANSDNVLRAGLTSKHIDVQELIDNIDFKSIKAEDLFNIPEKSGNVWKYKIPVEDFSFNIYSIDCSGVSITNHVASILFCIEGKLVLRSGNQEINMNSGESVFLPAYEDNISIKGNGQLARVFNF, from the coding sequence ATGCTAAAAATGATTAACCAAATCCAACACTATGATTGGGGAAGTAAAACGGCCCTCAATGAACTGTATGGTTATCCTAATCCGGATAATTTACCTATGGCTGAACTTTGGATGGGCGCTCACCCCAAAGCCAGTTCTGAGGTCATATCCCCCTTAACACATCAGAAAATCTCGTTGAACGCATTCATTAACGAAAACCCAGAGAAAATACTGAGTAAACATATTGCCGAGCACTTTGGCCGCCTGCCTTATTTATTTAAAGTACTGTGTGCTGCGCAACCGCTATCTGTTCAGGTTCATCCTAATAAACATGATGCAGAAATAGGATTCGCTAAAGAAAATGCACAAGGGATCCCGCTAGATTCGCCTATCCGTAATTATAAAGATAATAATCATAAACCAGAGCTGATTTATGCCTTAACGTCTTTTAAAGCAATGAATGCATTTCGTCCTATAGATGAAATTGTCGAGTTATTCAGCTTTATTGCAGCCGCTCACCCTGAAATTCAACTATTTGTCCAAACACCAAGTGAAGAACGACTTAAAAAACTATTTGCACAGATTCTTAATCTGACAGGCGAGCAAAAAGATCTTGCTATAGGGGTATTAAAAGCCGCACTGAATAGCAAACAAGGAGAGCCTTGGAATTCAATTAAACAAATGGTGAACTTATATCCAGACGATAATGGTTTATTTACACCTTTAATGCTAAATATCGTTGAATTACAACCAGGTGACGCCATGTTTTTAGCCGCTAGAACCCCTCACGCCTATTTAGAAGGTGTTGGGTTAGAAGTAATGGCTAATTCAGATAACGTCTTACGAGCGGGATTGACCAGTAAACATATCGATGTTCAAGAATTGATTGATAATATTGATTTTAAATCAATTAAAGCTGAGGATTTGTTCAATATCCCCGAAAAATCTGGAAATGTCTGGAAATATAAGATCCCAGTAGAAGATTTTTCATTTAATATATATTCTATTGACTGCTCGGGGGTATCCATAACTAACCATGTTGCTTCAATTTTGTTTTGTATTGAAGGTAAGTTAGTATTGCGATCAGGTAATCAAGAAATAAACATGAATTCTGGTGAATCTGTTTTCTTACCTGCTTATGAAGATAACATTTCTATTAAAGGAAATGGTCAATTAGCCCGAGTATTTAATTTTTAG
- a CDS encoding YdgA family protein produces MKKSLVAVGVIVALGAVWTGASWYTGSKVEAELNKVITNSNAFITANDPSADVVFKLENYKRGVFSSQADIVITSTTSADENIVFKADISHGPLPLSQVAKFNLMPKLGAVNVELANTKVTKELFEATKGKPFMHGSAVIGYSKNVDSSIELIPLEYTKDDGKFSFSGAKFDIATGSDLSTVDASLVTDSLVISSTKEEGSITMKGLKLVSNVTKSQHGFYTGTQSFVIADTDVSIPETKFSFKNLDVSSDTSINGDDVKGNISYKISDVKALEQNLGSGELTVAIEKLDAKALGKFVEQYNQALADGLATGNPGEVSEKIAMQMMTTTLPELMKSKPVFTMSPFYWKNDAGQSSIDLSITFNKWNQDEITALAMQNKVDEAFKQLITSFDFSMKLNKPMIIESMTQAMILDGGVAVSAEDKKAVQEQVSEEFAGVQQMLTADMFSNPFEEMFMTDEQRAEKAKEKKHPWMIDSENDLTMTVKFSGNDLTFNDDKYTLAEFLTKMKMMPGAEDEMGYEEEAQPADGAEVAEPAIEAEQPAEAPAAQ; encoded by the coding sequence ATGAAAAAGTCATTAGTTGCGGTAGGTGTTATCGTTGCTCTGGGCGCAGTATGGACTGGCGCATCATGGTACACAGGTTCAAAAGTTGAAGCTGAACTGAATAAAGTGATTACGAATTCCAATGCGTTTATCACCGCTAACGATCCAAGTGCTGATGTTGTCTTTAAATTAGAGAACTACAAACGTGGTGTGTTCTCTTCTCAAGCTGACATCGTCATTACTTCAACCACTTCTGCTGACGAAAACATCGTCTTTAAAGCGGATATCTCACACGGTCCGCTGCCATTATCTCAAGTGGCTAAATTCAACCTGATGCCAAAATTGGGTGCAGTAAATGTTGAATTAGCGAACACTAAAGTGACTAAAGAGCTGTTTGAAGCGACTAAAGGCAAGCCATTCATGCATGGTTCTGCAGTTATCGGCTACAGCAAAAACGTGGATTCTAGCATTGAGCTGATCCCACTTGAGTACACTAAAGATGACGGTAAGTTCTCTTTCAGTGGCGCTAAATTTGATATCGCAACCGGTTCTGACTTAAGCACCGTTGATGCATCTTTAGTGACTGATAGCTTAGTCATTAGCAGCACCAAGGAAGAAGGCTCTATCACTATGAAAGGCCTGAAGCTGGTTTCTAACGTAACGAAATCTCAGCACGGCTTCTATACTGGTACTCAATCTTTCGTGATCGCAGATACTGATGTTAGCATCCCTGAAACTAAGTTCTCGTTCAAAAACTTAGACGTTTCAAGTGATACTTCTATCAACGGTGATGATGTTAAAGGTAACATTTCTTACAAAATCAGCGATGTAAAAGCATTAGAGCAAAACTTAGGTTCTGGTGAACTGACTGTTGCTATCGAGAAATTAGATGCGAAAGCATTAGGCAAGTTTGTTGAACAATACAACCAAGCACTGGCTGATGGCTTAGCAACAGGCAACCCAGGTGAAGTTAGCGAAAAAATCGCAATGCAGATGATGACCACCACTCTGCCAGAGCTGATGAAGAGCAAGCCTGTATTCACTATGAGCCCGTTCTACTGGAAAAACGATGCTGGTCAAAGTTCTATCGACCTGAGCATCACATTCAACAAGTGGAATCAAGACGAAATCACTGCGTTAGCGATGCAAAACAAAGTGGATGAAGCATTCAAGCAATTGATCACTTCTTTTGACTTCAGCATGAAACTGAACAAGCCAATGATCATTGAGTCAATGACTCAAGCGATGATCTTAGATGGCGGCGTAGCAGTATCAGCAGAAGATAAGAAAGCGGTTCAAGAACAAGTTTCTGAAGAGTTCGCAGGCGTTCAACAAATGCTGACAGCAGATATGTTCTCTAACCCGTTCGAAGAAATGTTCATGACTGATGAACAACGCGCAGAAAAAGCAAAAGAGAAAAAACACCCTTGGATGATCGACAGCGAAAACGATTTAACCATGACTGTTAAATTCTCTGGTAACGACCTGACCTTCAACGACGACAAATATACCTTAGCTGAATTCTTAACTAAGATGAAAATGATGCCGGGCGCAGAAGATGAAATGGGTTACGAAGAAGAAGCTCAACCAGCTGATGGTGCAGAAGTTGCAGAACCTGCAATTGAAGCAGAACAACCAGCAGAAGCGCCAGCTGCACAGTAA
- the add gene encoding adenosine deaminase: MINKQLPLTDLHRHLDGNIRPETILSLAQQHHIQLPADEIEALRPHVQIMGQEADLVGFLTKLDWGVAVLADLDACKRVAFENVEDAFNAGIDYAELRFSPYYMAMKHQLPVEGVVGAVIDGIAAGCRQYDIQVNLIGILSRTFGQQACAIELDGLLAHRDKLCALDLAGDELGFPGALFEEHFTKARNTGLNITVHAGEAAGAASIWHAIKHLGAQRIGHGVKAIEDPELIEFLAKNNIGIESCLTSNIQTSTVPSLAQHPLKAFLSHGVLASINTDDPAVQGIELPYEYNVAAPQAGLTQAEIEQAQRNGLTMAFLSDSEKAALMRKAASR, from the coding sequence GTGATAAACAAACAACTCCCACTCACGGATTTACATCGCCACCTTGATGGCAATATTCGTCCTGAAACCATTCTTTCCCTTGCACAACAACATCATATTCAGCTTCCAGCCGATGAAATTGAAGCATTACGCCCTCACGTTCAAATTATGGGACAAGAAGCCGATTTAGTGGGCTTTTTGACTAAACTGGACTGGGGTGTTGCTGTCCTCGCGGATTTAGATGCTTGTAAGCGCGTCGCATTTGAAAACGTGGAAGATGCGTTCAACGCAGGCATCGATTATGCTGAATTGCGTTTCTCCCCTTACTATATGGCCATGAAGCACCAGCTACCTGTTGAGGGTGTTGTCGGCGCAGTGATTGATGGTATTGCCGCTGGTTGTCGCCAATATGATATCCAAGTCAATCTGATTGGTATTTTAAGCCGTACATTTGGACAGCAAGCTTGTGCTATTGAATTAGACGGCCTTCTCGCTCATCGAGATAAACTGTGCGCTCTCGATTTAGCGGGTGATGAGTTAGGATTCCCAGGCGCCCTATTTGAAGAGCATTTTACCAAAGCACGTAATACTGGACTCAATATTACCGTTCATGCTGGTGAAGCCGCGGGCGCAGCCAGTATTTGGCATGCGATCAAGCATTTAGGCGCTCAACGTATTGGTCATGGCGTAAAAGCCATTGAAGATCCTGAACTGATTGAGTTTTTAGCCAAGAATAATATTGGGATTGAAAGCTGTTTAACTTCAAACATTCAAACCAGCACCGTTCCTTCACTAGCTCAGCACCCGTTGAAAGCATTTTTATCCCACGGTGTATTAGCATCCATTAATACCGATGACCCTGCTGTTCAAGGTATCGAGCTACCTTACGAATATAATGTGGCTGCACCGCAAGCGGGTCTAACACAGGCTGAAATTGAACAGGCTCAACGTAATGGTTTAACCATGGCATTCCTTTCTGACAGCGAAAAAGCTGCGTTAATGCGTAAAGCAGCCAGCCGATAA
- a CDS encoding bile acid:sodium symporter family protein → MNLLAKLKIDSFLLIMIGVVVIASIFPCEGEVKTVFQHLTTAAIALLFFMHGAKLSRESIVAGMGHWRLHLLVFASTFILFPIIGIALRFMVPHWMSPTVYMGFLYLCALPATVQSAIAFTSVAGGNVAAAICSASASSILGVFLSPVLVGVLMDTDGSQAMDTLNAIGSIMLQLMVPFIVGHLCRPLIANWINRHKRLVNTTDRSSILLVVYVAFSEAVVEGIWQTIDAYSLFIITLVSCVVLVVVMVINVMSARLLGFSKEDEITILFCGSKKSLANGVPMANVLFPAATVGIILLPLMIFHQIQLMVCAVIAQKYAKRLEKQ, encoded by the coding sequence ATGAATTTATTAGCAAAACTCAAAATAGACTCTTTTCTGTTGATCATGATTGGCGTGGTTGTTATCGCCAGTATTTTCCCATGTGAAGGGGAAGTTAAAACCGTTTTTCAGCACTTGACCACAGCGGCAATCGCGCTACTGTTTTTTATGCATGGCGCTAAATTATCCAGAGAATCTATTGTTGCAGGGATGGGGCACTGGCGGCTTCATTTACTGGTATTTGCCAGTACTTTTATTCTCTTTCCTATTATTGGTATTGCGTTACGTTTCATGGTGCCTCATTGGATGTCACCGACGGTATACATGGGATTCCTTTATTTATGTGCGTTGCCAGCAACCGTGCAGTCAGCGATTGCATTTACCTCGGTAGCAGGGGGCAACGTTGCTGCTGCGATTTGTAGTGCTTCGGCATCCAGTATTTTAGGGGTTTTCCTCTCACCTGTTTTGGTGGGAGTACTCATGGATACCGATGGTAGCCAAGCCATGGACACTCTGAACGCAATTGGCTCTATTATGTTGCAATTAATGGTGCCGTTTATTGTTGGCCATTTGTGTCGTCCGTTAATTGCTAACTGGATTAATCGCCATAAACGATTGGTGAATACCACTGACCGCTCATCGATTCTTCTGGTGGTTTACGTGGCGTTCAGTGAAGCGGTAGTGGAGGGGATCTGGCAAACTATCGATGCTTATTCATTGTTTATCATTACATTAGTTTCTTGCGTGGTGTTAGTGGTGGTAATGGTGATTAACGTGATGTCAGCGCGCCTGCTTGGATTTAGCAAGGAAGATGAAATTACCATCTTGTTCTGTGGCTCGAAAAAGAGTTTAGCGAACGGCGTGCCGATGGCGAACGTTTTATTCCCAGCGGCAACAGTGGGGATTATTTTGCTGCCATTAATGATTTTCCATCAAATTCAATTGATGGTGTGTGCGGTGATAGCCCAGAAATATGCCAAACGGTTAGAAAAACAGTAA
- a CDS encoding oxidoreductase has translation MSKPIKVGIVGYGYASKTFHAPFLAMLEEFELTTISSSDASKVHADHPNVKVVGTPEELFADAEIELVVIPTPNDTHYPLACKALAAGKHVVVDKPFTLDVKEAEDLQQRAEKAGKLLSVYHNRRWDSGYRTVKKILQDGCLGEIKYYESHFDRFRPVVRQRWREANIPGAGIWYDLGPHVIDQVLQYFGKPKAITVDLGIIRPGAEAVDYFHAMLDYADKKVVLHSTTLAAAPMPIYTIHGMKGSYVKYGLDTQEDALKSGAIPQGEHWGEDPNHGIVTLSQGDEMVTKPWNNEKGNYGGYYEAIYDAIRLGKPNPVTPSEAIDIMKLIEAGIQSAKEKRTIENIF, from the coding sequence ATGTCCAAGCCAATTAAAGTTGGGATTGTCGGGTACGGTTATGCCAGCAAAACTTTCCATGCCCCATTTTTAGCCATGTTAGAGGAGTTTGAACTAACCACAATCTCCAGTAGCGATGCGAGCAAAGTTCATGCCGACCATCCTAATGTTAAGGTAGTGGGCACACCAGAAGAGTTGTTCGCAGATGCTGAAATTGAACTGGTGGTGATCCCAACCCCTAATGACACTCACTACCCATTAGCCTGTAAAGCGCTAGCAGCGGGTAAGCATGTGGTGGTCGATAAACCCTTTACACTCGATGTCAAAGAAGCCGAAGACCTTCAACAACGAGCTGAAAAAGCAGGCAAATTGTTGTCGGTTTACCATAATCGCCGCTGGGACTCGGGTTATCGTACCGTGAAAAAAATCCTGCAAGATGGTTGTTTAGGTGAGATTAAATATTATGAATCTCATTTTGACCGTTTTCGTCCCGTGGTTAGACAACGCTGGCGCGAAGCCAATATTCCAGGGGCAGGAATTTGGTACGATTTAGGGCCGCACGTTATTGACCAAGTCCTGCAATATTTTGGCAAGCCAAAAGCGATTACGGTGGATCTCGGTATTATTCGTCCGGGGGCGGAAGCGGTGGATTATTTCCATGCAATGCTGGATTACGCAGATAAAAAAGTGGTTCTACACTCAACGACACTTGCCGCTGCGCCAATGCCAATCTATACCATTCATGGAATGAAGGGCAGTTACGTGAAATATGGTCTGGATACTCAAGAAGATGCGTTAAAAAGTGGCGCGATTCCGCAAGGAGAGCATTGGGGGGAAGATCCGAACCATGGTATTGTGACCCTGTCACAAGGCGATGAAATGGTGACGAAGCCGTGGAACAATGAAAAAGGCAACTATGGCGGCTATTATGAAGCCATTTATGATGCTATCCGCCTCGGTAAGCCAAATCCTGTGACGCCAAGTGAAGCTATCGATATTATGAAACTGATTGAGGCAGGTATCCAATCAGCAAAAGAAAAACGTACCATCGAAAATATTTTCTAA
- a CDS encoding DUF2569 domain-containing protein gives MTSVYNADRITGWLLVPASYLLLTLFAACSMTVMYCIKFYEIVTTVESWSSFITPQWYLSFAISLAMSLFSVHMAQLMFKRSHYFPRRFTIWLLVLMLIGLKTFAFSPIDDQAALQILAWPLLGAAFFVPYMKISKRVKMTFTQDR, from the coding sequence ATGACTTCTGTTTATAACGCAGACCGCATTACTGGCTGGCTATTAGTCCCTGCTAGCTATTTACTGCTGACATTATTTGCTGCTTGCAGCATGACCGTGATGTACTGCATTAAGTTTTATGAGATTGTAACCACCGTTGAAAGCTGGAGTAGTTTCATTACTCCTCAGTGGTATTTGTCATTCGCTATCAGCCTAGCTATGTCACTATTTAGCGTACATATGGCGCAATTGATGTTTAAACGTTCTCACTACTTCCCCCGTCGTTTTACTATCTGGCTATTAGTATTAATGTTAATTGGGCTAAAAACCTTCGCCTTCTCCCCGATTGATGACCAGGCAGCCTTGCAAATCCTTGCATGGCCACTCTTAGGAGCTGCATTTTTCGTCCCGTATATGAAAATTTCTAAACGCGTGAAAATGACTTTCACACAAGATCGATAA
- the rsxA gene encoding electron transport complex subunit RsxA: protein MTDYLLLFIGTVLVNNFVLVKFLGLCPFMGVSKKLETAIGMGFATTFVMTLASICSWLIDTLILIPLDLVYLRTLSFILVIAVVVQFTEMVVRKTSPTLYRLLGIFLPLITTNCAVLGVALLNINQSHNFLQSAVYGFSAAVGFSFVMVLFAAIRERLAVANVPAPFKGSSIGLITAGLMSLAFMGFSGLVKF, encoded by the coding sequence ATGACCGACTATCTTCTACTTTTTATTGGGACAGTGTTAGTCAACAACTTTGTCCTCGTTAAATTCTTGGGATTATGCCCATTTATGGGCGTATCAAAAAAACTAGAAACTGCCATTGGGATGGGGTTTGCGACAACGTTCGTTATGACCCTCGCCTCTATTTGTTCGTGGCTAATCGATACGTTGATCTTAATCCCTCTAGATTTAGTCTATTTGCGCACACTGAGCTTTATCCTTGTGATTGCTGTCGTTGTGCAATTTACCGAAATGGTTGTGAGAAAAACCAGCCCAACGTTATACCGCTTATTGGGGATCTTTTTACCGCTGATCACCACTAACTGCGCAGTTCTTGGGGTGGCTTTATTAAACATCAATCAATCCCATAATTTCTTGCAATCTGCGGTCTATGGCTTTAGCGCCGCCGTCGGATTCTCTTTTGTGATGGTGCTTTTCGCTGCGATCCGCGAGCGTTTGGCTGTTGCAAATGTCCCAGCGCCTTTTAAAGGTTCGTCAATTGGCCTGATCACGGCAGGGTTAATGTCCCTTGCATTTATGGGCTTTAGTGGTTTGGTGAAATTCTAA
- the rsxB gene encoding electron transport complex subunit RsxB, translating to MMSLWIAIGILAVFGLIFGLILGYASLRFKVEEDPIVEKLDAILPQSQCGQCSYPGCRPYAEAVANNGEMINKCAPGGEQVMLKIAELMNVDPQPIDGDEEAQNPVRKVAVIDEENCIGCTKCIQACPVDAIVGATRAMHTVIEDLCTGCDLCVAPCPTDCIEMVPVKTTTANWKWDLNTIPVKNITDAPLSSAKEGSHA from the coding sequence ATGATGTCTTTGTGGATTGCGATTGGCATATTAGCCGTTTTCGGGCTGATTTTTGGTCTGATCTTAGGCTATGCCTCATTACGTTTTAAAGTTGAAGAAGACCCGATTGTTGAAAAACTGGATGCGATTTTACCGCAAAGCCAGTGTGGTCAATGCAGTTATCCGGGGTGCCGCCCCTACGCAGAAGCCGTTGCCAATAACGGTGAGATGATTAACAAATGCGCCCCTGGCGGCGAGCAAGTAATGCTCAAAATAGCCGAATTGATGAACGTGGATCCTCAGCCTATTGATGGTGATGAAGAGGCACAAAACCCCGTTCGTAAAGTGGCGGTCATCGATGAAGAAAACTGTATTGGTTGCACCAAATGTATTCAAGCTTGCCCTGTGGATGCCATTGTGGGCGCCACTCGCGCTATGCATACCGTGATTGAAGATTTGTGTACAGGCTGTGACCTGTGTGTAGCCCCTTGCCCTACGGATTGTATTGAAATGGTACCGGTTAAAACCACAACCGCTAACTGGAAATGGGATTTAAACACCATCCCCGTTAAAAACATTACGGATGCACCTCTTTCTTCTGCTAAAGAGGGTTCCCATGCTTAA